One part of the Pannonibacter sp. XCT-53 genome encodes these proteins:
- the purC gene encoding phosphoribosylaminoimidazolesuccinocarboxamide synthase produces the protein MDFLKRTRYVPMNRRRRIYEGKGKILYEGPEPGTLIQHFKDDATAFNAKKHEIVDGKGVLNNRISEYIFNQLNGMGIPTHFIRRMNMREQLIREVEIIPLEVVVRNVAAGSLSSRLGLEEGTQLPRSIIEFYYKSDALNDPMVAEEHITAFGWATPQELDDIMALAIRVNDFLSGLFLGVGIRLVDFKIECGRLFEGDMMRIVVADEISPDNCRLWDITTNEKMDKDRFRRDLGGMLEAYQEVARRLGILNDNERPGGTGPTLVQ, from the coding sequence ATGGATTTCCTCAAACGAACACGGTACGTGCCCATGAATCGCCGCCGGCGCATCTATGAAGGCAAGGGCAAGATCCTCTATGAGGGCCCGGAGCCTGGAACCTTGATCCAGCATTTCAAGGACGACGCGACTGCCTTCAACGCCAAGAAACACGAAATCGTCGATGGCAAGGGCGTCCTGAACAACCGGATCTCGGAATACATCTTCAACCAGCTGAACGGCATGGGCATTCCGACCCATTTCATCCGCCGCATGAACATGCGCGAGCAGCTGATCCGCGAAGTCGAGATCATCCCGCTGGAAGTCGTGGTGCGCAACGTCGCGGCCGGCTCGCTCTCTTCGCGCCTTGGCCTCGAGGAAGGCACCCAGCTGCCGCGCTCGATCATCGAGTTCTACTACAAGAGCGACGCCCTCAACGACCCGATGGTCGCTGAAGAGCACATCACCGCCTTCGGCTGGGCCACCCCGCAGGAGCTCGACGACATCATGGCGCTCGCCATCCGTGTCAACGATTTCCTGTCCGGCCTGTTCCTCGGCGTCGGCATCCGTCTCGTCGATTTCAAGATCGAGTGCGGCCGCCTGTTCGAGGGCGACATGATGCGCATCGTCGTTGCCGACGAGATTTCCCCGGACAACTGCCGCCTGTGGGACATCACGACCAACGAGAAGATGGACAAGGACCGCTTCCGCCGCGACCTCGGCGGCATGCTCGAGGCCTATCAGGAAGTCGCCCGCCGTCTGGGCATCCTGAACGACAACGAGCGCCCCGGCGGCACCGGCCCGACGCTGGTGCAGTAA
- a CDS encoding DUF1476 domain-containing protein: MSTFDDRQQGFEGKFAHDEELRFKATARRNKLLGLWAAERLGLSGEQAEAYAKEVVRADFEEAGDEDVFRKIRADFDNGSVDQSDHQIRRTMDELMHTAIDQIQKGE; this comes from the coding sequence ATGAGCACGTTTGATGACCGTCAGCAGGGCTTCGAGGGCAAGTTTGCCCATGACGAAGAACTGCGTTTCAAGGCGACGGCCCGTCGCAACAAGCTGCTTGGCCTTTGGGCGGCCGAACGGCTTGGCCTGTCCGGCGAGCAGGCGGAAGCCTATGCCAAGGAAGTCGTGCGCGCCGACTTCGAGGAAGCCGGCGACGAGGACGTGTTCCGCAAGATCCGGGCCGATTTCGACAACGGGTCCGTCGACCAGTCCGACCACCAGATCCGCCGCACGATGGACGAGCTGATGCACACCGCCATCGACCAGATCCAGAAGGGCGAATAA
- a CDS encoding HpcH/HpaI aldolase family protein: MSNAPQPSLATRLRAGETIVTAWSNLAVPILAEVMGRAGYPCVTLDMQHGMHDIASLRDGLAAIALSGAHRAVRIPVGESGTASRALDFGAELVIAPMINSAAEARAFADAMKYPPVGARSWGPQRGAMLAGKSPADYLASANTELLSLAMIETPEAIAALDDILAEPGIDGIFVGPSDLSLTLNKGARLDPGGPLTMAAAQDIAARTRAAGKIAGIFCLEASGVAQARDMGYSFIAHGVDLTLFSAALKDTLARIG, from the coding sequence ATGTCCAATGCACCCCAGCCCAGCCTCGCCACGCGTCTGCGTGCGGGCGAAACCATCGTGACCGCCTGGTCCAACCTGGCCGTTCCGATCCTCGCCGAAGTCATGGGCCGGGCCGGGTATCCGTGTGTCACGCTCGACATGCAGCATGGCATGCATGACATTGCCAGCCTGCGGGACGGGCTGGCGGCCATCGCGCTTTCGGGTGCGCACCGGGCCGTCCGCATTCCGGTCGGCGAATCGGGCACGGCCAGCCGGGCGCTCGATTTCGGCGCCGAGCTGGTCATCGCCCCGATGATCAACTCCGCCGCCGAGGCGCGGGCCTTTGCCGACGCGATGAAATACCCGCCGGTTGGCGCGCGCAGCTGGGGACCGCAGCGCGGCGCGATGCTGGCCGGCAAGTCGCCCGCCGACTATCTGGCGAGTGCCAACACCGAGCTTCTGTCACTGGCGATGATCGAAACGCCGGAGGCCATCGCCGCACTCGACGACATCCTTGCCGAGCCGGGGATTGACGGCATCTTCGTCGGGCCGAGCGACCTTTCGCTGACGCTGAACAAGGGGGCAAGGCTCGATCCGGGCGGCCCCCTGACGATGGCAGCCGCGCAGGATATCGCCGCACGCACGCGCGCGGCCGGCAAGATCGCCGGCATCTTCTGCCTCGAGGCCTCCGGCGTCGCCCAGGCCCGGGACATGGGCTACAGCTTCATCGCCCATGGCGTCGACCTGACGCTGTTCTCCGCCGCGCTGAAGGACACGCTGGCGCGGATCGGGTGA
- a CDS encoding RBBP9/YdeN family alpha/beta hydrolase, translated as MKTAEAEILLIPGFGNAEAGHWMRRWADKISTARVVEQDNWLTPSKKVWMENLRAEIGKATRPVVLVAHSLGCVLVAHGAQGLPQEKVRGAFLVAPSDWDRPGLVPEFDGGDFVPVPRLPLPFRTHVVASRNDAYCDFEVARGLAMAWGATLQDAGHAGHINLESGHGPWPEGMMSFAHFMARL; from the coding sequence ATGAAGACGGCAGAGGCTGAGATCCTGCTCATCCCCGGCTTCGGCAATGCCGAGGCCGGCCACTGGATGCGCCGCTGGGCGGACAAGATCTCGACCGCCCGGGTGGTCGAGCAGGACAACTGGCTGACGCCGTCGAAGAAGGTCTGGATGGAGAACCTGCGCGCCGAGATCGGGAAGGCCACCCGGCCGGTCGTGCTGGTGGCCCATTCGCTGGGCTGCGTTCTCGTCGCCCATGGCGCGCAGGGTCTGCCGCAGGAGAAGGTCAGGGGCGCGTTCCTCGTCGCCCCCTCCGACTGGGACCGCCCGGGCCTCGTGCCGGAGTTCGACGGCGGCGACTTCGTGCCGGTGCCGCGCCTGCCCCTGCCCTTCCGCACCCATGTGGTCGCCAGCCGGAATGACGCCTACTGCGACTTCGAGGTCGCGCGCGGGCTGGCCATGGCCTGGGGCGCCACGCTGCAGGACGCCGGTCACGCCGGCCACATCAACCTGGAAAGCGGGCACGGCCCCTGGCCGGAGGGCATGATGTCCTTCGCCCATTTCATGGCGCGGCTGTAA
- the purB gene encoding adenylosuccinate lyase, translated as MIPRYSRPDMVAIWSPETKFRIWFEIEAHACDALAELGVIPKDAARTIWDKGGKATFDIERIDEIERETKHDVIAFLTHLAEIVGPDARFVHQGMTSSDVLDTCFNVQLVKATDLLLKDMDALLAALKRRAFEHKDTVTIGRSHGIHAEPVTFGLKLAQAYAEFDRCRTRLLHAREEIATCAISGAVGTFANIDPRVEEHVAEAMGLKAEPVSTQVIPRDRHAMYFATLGVIASSIERLATEVRHLQRTEVLEAEEYFSPGQKGSSAMPHKRNPVLTENLTGLARLVRGYAIPAMENVALWHERDISHSSVERMIGPDATITLDFALVRLTNVIDKLLVYPERMMGNMDRLGGLVHSQRILLALTQAGSSREDAYRLVQRNAMKVWESYQVAGSASVDFLTELLNDADVRKYLSEDEIRARFDLGYHTKNVDVIFKRVFGEA; from the coding sequence ATGATCCCGCGCTATTCCCGCCCCGACATGGTCGCCATCTGGTCGCCAGAGACGAAGTTCCGCATCTGGTTCGAGATCGAGGCCCATGCCTGCGACGCGCTGGCGGAACTGGGCGTGATCCCGAAGGACGCGGCAAGAACCATCTGGGACAAGGGCGGCAAGGCCACCTTCGACATCGAGCGCATCGACGAGATCGAGCGCGAGACCAAGCATGACGTCATCGCCTTCCTGACCCATCTGGCCGAGATCGTCGGTCCGGATGCCCGCTTCGTGCACCAGGGCATGACCTCCTCCGACGTGCTCGACACCTGCTTCAACGTGCAGCTGGTCAAGGCGACGGACCTGCTGCTGAAGGACATGGACGCGCTGCTCGCCGCACTGAAGCGCCGCGCCTTCGAGCACAAGGACACGGTCACCATCGGCCGCTCGCATGGCATCCACGCCGAGCCGGTCACCTTCGGCCTGAAGCTCGCCCAGGCCTATGCCGAGTTCGACCGCTGCCGCACCCGCCTCCTGCATGCGCGCGAGGAAATCGCCACCTGTGCCATCTCCGGCGCGGTCGGCACCTTCGCCAACATCGACCCGCGCGTCGAGGAACACGTCGCCGAGGCCATGGGCCTGAAGGCCGAGCCGGTCTCCACCCAGGTCATCCCGCGCGACCGCCATGCGATGTATTTCGCCACGCTCGGCGTCATCGCCTCGTCGATCGAGCGCCTTGCGACCGAAGTGCGCCACCTGCAGCGCACGGAAGTGCTGGAAGCGGAGGAGTATTTCTCCCCCGGCCAGAAGGGCTCCTCGGCGATGCCGCACAAGCGCAACCCGGTGCTGACCGAGAACCTCACCGGTCTGGCCCGCCTGGTGCGCGGCTACGCCATCCCGGCGATGGAGAACGTGGCCCTCTGGCACGAGCGCGACATCTCGCATTCCTCCGTCGAGCGCATGATCGGCCCGGACGCGACCATCACGCTCGACTTCGCCCTGGTGCGGCTGACCAACGTCATCGACAAGCTGCTGGTCTATCCGGAGCGCATGATGGGCAACATGGACCGCCTCGGTGGCCTGGTGCACTCGCAGCGCATCCTGCTGGCGCTGACCCAGGCCGGCTCCTCGCGCGAGGATGCCTACCGTCTCGTCCAGCGCAACGCCATGAAGGTCTGGGAGAGCTACCAGGTCGCCGGCAGCGCCTCGGTCGACTTCCTGACCGAGCTGCTCAACGACGCCGACGTGCGCAAGTATCTGTCGGAAGACGAGATCCGCGCCCGCTTCGACCTTGGCTACCACACCAAGAATGTCGACGTGATCTTCAAGCGGGTATTCGGCGAGGCGTAA
- a CDS encoding FAD-dependent oxidoreductase, giving the protein MQSVDVIVLGAGIVGSSTALQLQRKGLDVALVDRRQPGEETSHGNAGIIERNGFVPIGFPEDWRFLADIVLGRTPAVNYDLKTVLRILPWLRALRRESARPALQRFAHAIDSFERHAVAEHQTLAALASCERLYRKTGWLHLYRTEAAYRAGETERHFARIFGAEYQELGPLEINELEPALMADTCRGVFWPESQSVSSPGGVTKAFAKAVTDRGGHLYLGDARRLSRSRGGWALATDRGPVWGRAAVICLGPWAPDLLKTLGLRFPMIVKRGYHLHYKPPANVSLTRPVVDLENGFVLTPMEKGIRLTTGIEFRDRDAPPSPVQVTRALAKAREILPLGIPVESEPWMGARPCLPDSLPVTGAAPGESGLWLNFGHGHVGFTLGPVTGRLVAEMITGQVPFVDPGPLSPNRFA; this is encoded by the coding sequence GTGCAAAGTGTAGACGTCATCGTGCTGGGGGCTGGTATCGTCGGGTCCTCGACGGCCTTGCAGCTCCAGCGCAAGGGGCTTGACGTCGCCCTTGTCGATCGCCGGCAACCCGGCGAGGAAACCTCCCATGGCAACGCCGGCATCATTGAACGCAACGGTTTCGTGCCGATCGGCTTCCCCGAGGACTGGCGCTTCCTTGCCGATATCGTCCTCGGGCGCACGCCTGCGGTCAACTACGACCTGAAGACGGTCCTGCGCATCCTGCCCTGGCTCAGGGCGCTGCGCCGCGAATCGGCCCGGCCGGCGCTGCAGCGCTTTGCCCATGCCATCGACAGTTTCGAGCGTCACGCGGTCGCCGAGCACCAGACACTGGCGGCGCTCGCGTCCTGCGAGCGGCTCTACCGCAAGACCGGCTGGCTGCATCTCTACCGCACCGAGGCGGCCTACCGGGCAGGCGAAACCGAACGGCATTTCGCCCGGATCTTCGGCGCCGAATACCAGGAGCTGGGCCCGCTGGAGATCAACGAGCTGGAACCGGCGCTGATGGCGGACACCTGCCGCGGCGTGTTCTGGCCGGAAAGCCAGTCGGTCTCCAGCCCCGGCGGTGTGACAAAAGCCTTCGCCAAGGCCGTCACCGACCGGGGCGGGCATCTCTATCTCGGCGACGCCCGGCGGCTCAGCCGCTCGCGCGGGGGCTGGGCGCTGGCCACGGATCGCGGGCCGGTGTGGGGGCGGGCCGCCGTCATCTGTCTCGGGCCCTGGGCCCCGGACCTCCTGAAGACCCTCGGCCTGCGCTTCCCGATGATCGTCAAGCGCGGCTATCACCTGCACTACAAGCCTCCGGCCAACGTGTCGCTGACCCGGCCTGTTGTCGATCTGGAAAACGGCTTCGTGCTGACGCCGATGGAGAAGGGGATCCGGCTTACCACCGGCATCGAGTTCCGCGACCGCGATGCGCCGCCCTCGCCGGTGCAGGTGACGCGCGCGCTGGCCAAGGCGCGGGAGATCCTGCCGCTCGGCATCCCGGTGGAATCAGAGCCCTGGATGGGCGCTCGCCCCTGCCTGCCGGACTCGCTGCCCGTCACCGGGGCGGCGCCCGGCGAATCGGGCCTGTGGCTGAACTTCGGCCATGGCCACGTGGGCTTCACGCTCGGGCCGGTCACCGGCCGGCTGGTGGCGGAGATGATCACCGGCCAGGTCCCGTTCGTGGACCCCGGCCCGCTGTCGCCTAATCGGTTCGCTTAG
- a CDS encoding Lrp/AsnC family transcriptional regulator has translation MTENFLLDPSDIRVLRVLQRDASQSIAEIAKAAGMSQTPCWRRIKKLKEMGVIRQVVAVVDRESVGLGFVSYAFVKLTVPSRENMETFDKLVHHWPEVVTCERITGAVDYLIKVVTDDIKAYDNFLRLKLLDNTLVSDVQSRIVVNTVKDTVALPLRER, from the coding sequence ATGACTGAAAATTTTCTCCTCGATCCATCGGACATTCGTGTCTTGCGGGTGCTCCAAAGGGACGCCTCACAATCCATTGCCGAAATTGCCAAGGCTGCCGGGATGAGCCAGACGCCGTGCTGGCGTCGCATCAAGAAGCTGAAGGAAATGGGGGTCATCCGCCAGGTGGTGGCCGTCGTCGACCGGGAATCGGTCGGTCTCGGCTTCGTGTCCTATGCCTTCGTGAAGCTCACGGTGCCGAGCCGCGAGAACATGGAGACCTTCGACAAGCTCGTGCATCACTGGCCGGAAGTCGTCACCTGCGAGCGGATCACCGGCGCGGTCGACTATCTGATCAAGGTCGTCACCGACGACATCAAGGCCTATGACAACTTCCTGCGGCTGAAGCTCCTGGACAACACGCTGGTCTCCGACGTGCAGTCCCGGATCGTGGTCAACACGGTGAAGGACACGGTGGCGTTGCCGCTGCGCGAGCGCTGA
- a CDS encoding indolepyruvate ferredoxin oxidoreductase family protein, translating into MNAHAPIVAHENKPGKSISLEDKYSATDGRIYLTGIQALVRLALDRKRLDRAAGLKTGGFISGYRGSPLAGYDTELTRARRHLSAHDVVFKPGVNEELGATAVWGSQKVRQHGRGSSFDGVFGIWYGKAPGVDRAGDVLKQANASGVDRHGGVLALAGDDHLAKSSILPAQSEFFFEHAEMPVLNPADIQDVLDYGLHGFELSRFSGLWAAIICLADTMDASATISVRPERLSFLRPEFDPRDDQDLNRVLLLGNRLETERLLRDVRLPAAQAYVRANRLDHVAFGASRPRFGIVATGKAFRDLLQALDLMGISEARARDIGLAVYKVAMPWPLEPQAFSEFGRGLSKLLVVEHKRAFMEPQIKSISYHWPEGSRPLIWGKRTPDGSHFLSDVLELSAAEIIQALLKFLPDEVVSDEMRGVAEKMTMQVMWAQGHAERAARVPYFCSGCPHSSSTKTPEGSRSLPGIGCHAMTEQAGRTTDGQIAMGGEGVLWVGQKDFSNDTHVFANLGDGTYFHSGILAIRQAISARVPITYKILYNDAVAMTGGQPHDGNLTVPQITRQLEAEGVERIAVVSEDPDAYIGRSDLAPLTQVVHRDFLMDVQREFQTVEGVTVIVYDQTCAAEKRRRRKKGSFPDPDLRLFINDRVCEGCGDCSVQSNCLSVEPLKTPFGEKRQINQSSCNKDFSCVKGFCPSFVEVEGAALRKATTKGLDIDAMLAGLPPVTLPGLERTRNLLVAGIGGMGVTTISAVLAMAAHLDGIQASTLDMTGLAQKGGPVTSHVRFASLEREIEGPRVPTAALDVLIASDMVVATNAEQLALANRAVLLSVANTRVAPTAEFVLKQTLSFDEARMLKSLEAASQTCLPVDAASVAEKLFGDAIYANMMLVGMAYQAGGLPVRAEAIEAALELNGASVASNIKAFRAGRVLAAAPQQILSALPGQEKPAAETLDEKIARYVGELTAYQDAAYAARFSTLVADLRKADATHGPGTFRLTETVADMLYKVMAYKDEYEVARLYADPAFKTKLMAQFDDPKKVKVLLAPPLLAHRKDPKTGRPAKIAFGPWIFSAFRLLSRFKSLRGSKLDIFGYSAERKAERALVDSYSADVAVITRHLGTANYGLLVEIARVPDLVRGFGPVKEANLEKAEAKRSQLMQKLVAGTGPEGFMAAAE; encoded by the coding sequence ATGAACGCTCACGCACCCATCGTTGCGCACGAAAACAAGCCCGGCAAGTCCATTTCACTGGAAGACAAGTATTCTGCCACGGATGGACGCATTTATCTGACAGGCATCCAGGCCCTGGTGCGCCTGGCGCTCGACCGCAAGCGCCTGGATCGCGCGGCCGGGCTCAAGACCGGCGGGTTCATTTCCGGCTACCGCGGCTCGCCGCTCGCCGGTTACGACACCGAGCTGACCCGCGCCCGCCGTCACCTCTCCGCCCATGACGTGGTGTTCAAGCCGGGCGTCAACGAGGAACTCGGTGCCACCGCCGTCTGGGGCTCCCAGAAGGTCCGCCAGCATGGGCGCGGCTCCAGTTTCGATGGCGTCTTCGGCATCTGGTACGGCAAGGCGCCCGGCGTCGACCGCGCCGGGGACGTGCTGAAGCAGGCCAATGCCTCCGGCGTCGACCGGCACGGCGGCGTGCTGGCCCTCGCTGGTGACGATCATCTCGCAAAGTCGTCGATCCTGCCGGCGCAGAGCGAATTCTTCTTCGAGCATGCCGAAATGCCGGTGCTCAATCCGGCCGACATCCAGGATGTCCTCGACTACGGCCTGCACGGTTTCGAGCTGTCGCGCTTTTCCGGCCTCTGGGCGGCGATCATCTGCCTTGCCGACACGATGGATGCCTCGGCCACCATTTCGGTGCGTCCGGAGCGGCTGTCCTTCCTGCGGCCCGAGTTCGATCCGCGTGACGACCAGGACCTCAACCGCGTGCTGCTGCTCGGCAACCGTCTCGAGACCGAGCGCCTGCTGCGCGATGTGCGCTTGCCTGCGGCCCAGGCCTATGTCCGGGCAAACCGGCTTGATCATGTCGCCTTCGGGGCCAGCCGTCCGCGCTTCGGCATCGTCGCCACCGGCAAGGCTTTCCGCGACCTGCTGCAGGCGCTGGACCTGATGGGCATTTCCGAGGCCCGGGCCCGCGACATCGGCCTTGCCGTCTACAAGGTGGCGATGCCCTGGCCGCTTGAGCCGCAGGCATTCTCCGAATTCGGGCGCGGCCTGTCGAAGCTGCTCGTCGTCGAGCACAAGCGGGCCTTCATGGAACCGCAGATCAAGTCGATCTCCTATCACTGGCCGGAAGGCTCGCGGCCGCTGATCTGGGGCAAGCGCACGCCGGATGGCTCGCATTTCCTGTCGGATGTGCTGGAACTGTCGGCGGCCGAGATCATCCAGGCCCTGCTCAAGTTCCTGCCCGACGAGGTGGTTAGCGACGAGATGCGCGGCGTCGCCGAGAAGATGACGATGCAGGTGATGTGGGCGCAGGGCCACGCGGAACGTGCGGCGCGCGTGCCGTATTTCTGCTCCGGCTGCCCGCATTCCTCCTCGACCAAGACCCCCGAGGGCTCGCGTTCGCTGCCGGGCATCGGCTGCCACGCCATGACCGAGCAGGCCGGCCGCACCACGGATGGCCAGATCGCCATGGGCGGCGAGGGCGTGCTGTGGGTCGGCCAGAAGGACTTCTCCAACGACACGCATGTCTTTGCGAACCTGGGCGACGGCACCTATTTCCATTCCGGAATTCTGGCCATCCGCCAGGCGATCTCCGCCCGGGTGCCGATCACCTACAAGATCCTCTACAACGACGCCGTCGCCATGACCGGCGGCCAGCCGCATGACGGCAACCTGACGGTGCCGCAGATCACCCGCCAGCTTGAGGCCGAGGGTGTCGAGCGCATCGCCGTCGTCTCGGAAGATCCGGACGCCTACATCGGCCGCAGCGACCTCGCGCCGCTGACCCAGGTGGTGCACCGCGATTTCCTGATGGACGTGCAGCGCGAGTTCCAGACGGTCGAGGGCGTCACGGTCATCGTCTATGACCAGACCTGCGCGGCCGAGAAGCGCCGTCGCCGCAAGAAGGGCTCCTTCCCGGATCCGGACCTGCGGCTGTTCATCAACGACCGCGTCTGCGAGGGCTGCGGCGATTGCTCGGTGCAGTCGAACTGCCTGTCGGTCGAGCCGCTGAAGACGCCGTTCGGCGAGAAGCGCCAGATCAACCAGTCGAGCTGCAACAAGGACTTCTCCTGCGTGAAGGGCTTCTGCCCGTCCTTCGTCGAGGTCGAGGGGGCGGCGCTGCGCAAGGCCACCACCAAGGGCCTCGACATCGACGCGATGCTGGCCGGCCTGCCGCCGGTGACGCTGCCGGGGCTGGAACGCACCCGCAACCTCCTCGTCGCCGGCATCGGCGGCATGGGCGTGACGACGATCTCCGCTGTCCTGGCCATGGCCGCGCATCTCGACGGCATTCAGGCCTCGACGCTCGACATGACCGGTCTGGCGCAGAAGGGCGGTCCGGTGACCTCGCACGTGCGCTTTGCCTCGCTGGAGCGCGAGATCGAGGGGCCGCGCGTGCCCACCGCGGCGCTTGACGTGCTGATCGCCTCCGACATGGTGGTGGCCACCAATGCCGAGCAGCTCGCGCTGGCCAACCGCGCGGTGCTGCTCAGCGTCGCCAACACCCGCGTCGCGCCGACGGCCGAATTCGTGCTGAAGCAGACGCTGTCCTTCGACGAGGCACGCATGCTGAAGTCGCTCGAGGCCGCCTCGCAGACCTGCCTGCCCGTGGATGCGGCCAGCGTTGCCGAGAAGCTCTTCGGCGATGCCATCTATGCGAACATGATGCTGGTCGGCATGGCCTATCAGGCCGGCGGCCTGCCGGTCCGGGCCGAGGCGATCGAGGCGGCTCTTGAGCTGAACGGCGCATCCGTTGCCAGCAACATCAAGGCCTTCCGTGCCGGGCGCGTGCTGGCAGCCGCACCGCAGCAGATCCTCTCGGCGCTGCCGGGTCAGGAGAAGCCGGCGGCCGAGACGCTGGACGAGAAGATCGCCCGCTATGTCGGCGAGCTGACCGCCTATCAGGATGCCGCCTATGCGGCCCGCTTCAGCACGCTGGTGGCGGACCTGCGCAAGGCCGATGCGACGCATGGCCCGGGCACCTTCCGCCTGACCGAGACGGTCGCGGACATGCTCTACAAGGTGATGGCCTACAAGGACGAGTACGAGGTTGCCCGCCTCTATGCCGATCCGGCCTTCAAGACCAAGCTGATGGCGCAGTTCGACGATCCGAAGAAGGTGAAGGTCCTGCTCGCCCCGCCGCTGCTGGCCCACCGCAAGGACCCGAAGACCGGCCGTCCGGCCAAGATCGCCTTCGGCCCCTGGATCTTCTCTGCCTTCCGCCTGCTGTCGAGGTTCAAGTCGCTGCGCGGCAGCAAGCTCGACATCTTCGGCTACAGCGCCGAACGCAAGGCCGAGCGCGCGCTGGTCGACAGCTACAGCGCCGATGTCGCCGTGATCACCCGTCATCTCGGCACGGCCAACTACGGCCTGCTGGTCGAGATCGCCCGCGTGCCGGATCTGGTCCGCGGCTTCGGTCCGGTGAAGGAGGCCAACCTTGAGAAGGCCGAGGCCAAGCGCAGCCAGCTGATGCAGAAGCTTGTGGCCGGAACGGGCCCGGAAGGCTTCATGGCGGCGGCCGAGTAA
- a CDS encoding P1 family peptidase, whose translation MARPTGAPRNLITDVPGLSVGWADDHDLKSGVTVILPDQPAVASVAIHGGAPGTREIALLEPEQTVEAVDAIVLAGGSAFGLDAGAGVQGRLAEMGRGFQVGPVRVPIVPSAILFDLLNGGNKSWGDAAPYRDLGRAALDTVSRDFPLGSHGAGCGATTANLKGGLGSASIRLDNGVTVGAIVAVNALGRATVGDTRHFWAAPYERDGEFGGLGYPAPLPPDAVDVRTKLDALSAGANTTIAAVATDAILTKAEAKRLAVMAHDGLARALWPAHTPLDGDLVFALSTGQRKLERPMADMVQLGAAAVSTLARAIARGIYHATPAPGDPVPTWQQRFGGTRA comes from the coding sequence TTGGCCAGACCGACAGGCGCGCCGCGCAACCTGATCACCGACGTGCCGGGGCTCTCCGTCGGCTGGGCCGATGACCATGATCTCAAGTCCGGCGTCACCGTGATCCTGCCCGACCAGCCGGCCGTCGCCTCGGTCGCCATCCATGGCGGTGCTCCGGGCACGCGCGAGATCGCCTTGCTGGAGCCGGAGCAGACGGTCGAAGCCGTCGATGCCATCGTGCTGGCCGGCGGCTCCGCCTTCGGCCTCGATGCCGGCGCGGGCGTGCAGGGACGACTGGCGGAAATGGGGCGCGGGTTCCAGGTCGGACCGGTGCGCGTGCCGATCGTTCCCTCGGCGATCCTGTTCGACCTGCTGAACGGCGGCAACAAGAGCTGGGGCGACGCTGCCCCTTACCGCGATCTCGGCCGCGCGGCGCTGGACACGGTCTCGCGCGACTTCCCGCTCGGCTCCCATGGGGCCGGCTGCGGCGCGACCACGGCCAACCTGAAGGGAGGCCTCGGCTCGGCATCGATCCGCCTGGACAACGGCGTGACGGTCGGGGCGATTGTCGCCGTCAACGCACTCGGACGGGCAACCGTCGGCGATACGCGGCATTTCTGGGCGGCACCCTACGAGCGGGACGGCGAGTTCGGCGGTCTCGGCTATCCCGCGCCGCTGCCGCCGGATGCCGTCGACGTGCGGACCAAGCTCGATGCGCTGTCGGCCGGCGCCAACACCACCATTGCCGCCGTCGCCACCGACGCGATCCTGACCAAGGCCGAGGCCAAACGGCTGGCCGTGATGGCCCATGACGGGCTCGCCCGCGCGCTGTGGCCGGCGCACACGCCGCTGGACGGGGATCTGGTGTTTGCCCTGTCGACGGGGCAACGCAAGCTCGAGCGGCCGATGGCGGACATGGTGCAGCTGGGGGCTGCCGCCGTGTCCACCCTCGCCCGCGCCATTGCCCGGGGCATCTATCATGCAACGCCGGCCCCGGGGGATCCGGTGCCGACCTGGCAGCAGCGGTTCGGCGGGACCCGCGCCTGA
- a CDS encoding flavin reductase family protein produces the protein MSQSHAADALPAVDVPRFREAMSRIASAVHVLTTDGASGRCGATVSAACSLTDAPPALIVCVNRTSRIHAAVLENRVFCLNTLAGHQSALSDIFAGRAGADMEPRFAAASWEQLVTGAPVLSDALMSADCSLLQAHDVGSHTIFVGALKAVQLGSAAEALVYKGRAYHSL, from the coding sequence ATGTCCCAGTCGCATGCCGCAGATGCCTTGCCCGCCGTCGACGTCCCGCGCTTTCGCGAGGCCATGAGCCGCATTGCCTCCGCGGTGCACGTGCTCACCACCGACGGCGCATCGGGCCGCTGCGGGGCCACGGTGTCGGCCGCCTGCTCGCTGACCGACGCGCCCCCGGCCCTGATCGTCTGCGTCAACCGCACCAGCCGCATTCATGCGGCCGTGCTCGAGAACCGCGTCTTCTGCCTCAACACGCTGGCCGGCCACCAGAGCGCCCTGTCCGACATCTTCGCCGGGCGCGCCGGCGCCGACATGGAGCCGCGCTTTGCCGCTGCCAGCTGGGAACAGCTGGTCACCGGAGCCCCGGTCCTCAGCGACGCGCTGATGAGCGCCGACTGCAGCCTGCTCCAGGCCCATGACGTCGGCTCCCACACGATCTTTGTCGGCGCCCTCAAGGCGGTGCAGCTCGGCAGCGCCGCCGAGGCCCTCGTCTACAAGGGCCGCGCCTACCACAGCCTGTGA